A DNA window from Nitrospira sp. contains the following coding sequences:
- a CDS encoding FecR, iron siderophore sensor protein (MaGe:77307396) — protein sequence MPAQGFSQDEQERLEGEAVAWVVRLTSGEATETDQAAVAAWRRHSPAHEQAFQNVQRLWGGMEGLRDHVVTGEAVPFARSVRGPLPSKASRPSLERGVRRGWIKWGGIAAAIAGLAFVCALESRLITRLTADYHTDTGEQAAAVLADGSLLQLNTQAAVSVHYTGTVRRVELLEGEAAFRVAKDATRPFVVHTRGGQVRAVGTEFLVHETREAVVVTVMEGVVAVSAPGAQMDSSTRVHAGQRVRYSASGVTEVESVDLRAVTAWQRGKLIFESTPLATVVEEINRYRSGQVALLDARLADHRVSGVFDLDRLDTALTVIEHTLPVTTVRLTSRFVFFR from the coding sequence ATGCCGGCCCAGGGGTTTTCTCAGGACGAGCAAGAACGCCTTGAAGGCGAGGCCGTGGCCTGGGTTGTCCGCCTGACATCGGGTGAAGCGACGGAAACCGATCAGGCGGCGGTTGCAGCCTGGCGGCGGCACAGTCCGGCGCATGAGCAGGCTTTTCAAAACGTTCAGCGGCTGTGGGGCGGCATGGAAGGACTGCGCGATCACGTGGTCACGGGAGAGGCCGTTCCGTTCGCGCGGTCCGTTCGCGGGCCCCTGCCCTCCAAGGCCTCTCGACCGTCTCTTGAGAGAGGGGTGCGGCGCGGGTGGATCAAGTGGGGAGGCATCGCTGCCGCCATCGCGGGGCTGGCCTTTGTGTGTGCGCTGGAATCCAGGCTCATTACCCGTTTGACGGCGGACTATCACACCGACACAGGAGAGCAAGCCGCCGCCGTCTTAGCCGACGGAAGCCTGCTTCAGCTCAATACTCAAGCGGCGGTTTCGGTTCACTATACAGGAACCGTGCGGCGGGTTGAATTGCTGGAAGGCGAGGCGGCATTCCGCGTGGCAAAAGATGCCACGCGTCCGTTCGTGGTCCACACGCGCGGCGGCCAGGTTCGCGCAGTCGGAACCGAGTTTCTCGTGCACGAGACCAGGGAGGCGGTGGTCGTCACGGTCATGGAAGGTGTGGTGGCTGTCAGCGCGCCAGGCGCTCAAATGGATTCTTCGACCCGCGTCCATGCGGGGCAACGTGTGCGGTACAGTGCATCCGGCGTGACCGAGGTCGAATCGGTGGATCTTCGCGCTGTCACGGCCTGGCAACGAGGCAAGCTTATTTTTGAATCCACGCCGCTCGCAACGGTGGTGGAGGAAATCAATCGCTATCGGTCAGGCCAGGTGGCGTTGCTGGACGCTAGATTAGCGGACCATCGTGTGAGTGGCGTCTTCGATCTGGATCGGCTGGATACCGCCTTGACCGTCATCGAACACACCTTGCCCGTGACGACCGTCCGTCTCACCTCTCGCTTCGTCTTCTTCCGCTGA
- a CDS encoding hypothetical protein (Evidence 4 : Unknown function but conserved in other organisms; MaGe:77307397), with product MVASLAVRRVACGNESVDLTQLFDRYAVDVRRFLASRVACHATVADLTQETFIRLAQLPDLAVIDNIRAYLFRIAANLATDHLRTMVRRRAPLAEQEEYLAEYPDQASTPEAVLLAKEELAAVLQALHELSPLCRQIFILNRFEGAPHRQIASQLGICVSTVEKNLARALNHCRRRLNDRVR from the coding sequence ATGGTGGCTTCCCTAGCAGTGCGCCGTGTTGCGTGCGGGAATGAATCAGTGGATTTGACTCAACTCTTCGATCGATATGCCGTAGATGTGCGTCGGTTTCTGGCCAGCCGGGTGGCCTGCCACGCAACCGTGGCCGATCTGACCCAGGAAACCTTTATTCGGCTGGCCCAATTACCGGACTTGGCCGTCATCGACAATATCCGGGCATATCTTTTTCGCATCGCGGCGAATCTTGCGACCGATCATCTCCGAACCATGGTGCGCCGCAGAGCGCCTCTTGCCGAGCAGGAGGAGTATCTCGCAGAGTATCCCGATCAGGCGTCGACGCCCGAGGCCGTCCTGCTCGCCAAGGAAGAGTTGGCGGCGGTGCTGCAGGCGCTGCACGAACTATCCCCCTTATGCCGGCAGATATTCATACTGAACCGGTTCGAAGGGGCGCCGCATCGACAAATTGCCTCTCAGCTCGGTATCTGTGTCAGTACCGTCGAAAAAAACCTTGCCCGTGCTCTGAATCACTGCCGCCGGAGGCTGAATGACAGAGTCCGCTGA
- a CDS encoding hypothetical protein (Evidence 4 : Unknown function but conserved in other organisms; MaGe:77307398), producing the protein MRRRWRGSDDFLVIASLAVAFGMIVGAAAALWIASSGPGPVAWWLP; encoded by the coding sequence ATGCGGCGTCGGTGGCGCGGCAGCGACGATTTTTTGGTGATTGCCAGTTTGGCCGTCGCCTTCGGCATGATCGTCGGCGCCGCCGCCGCGCTCTGGATCGCGAGCAGCGGACCGGGACCCGTTGCATGGTGGCTTCCCTAG
- a CDS encoding hypothetical protein (Evidence 5 : Unknown function; MaGe:77307399) yields MRYRSCPQCRQHSLYSNGAFWTCGGCGYAVTESALSLDEGRAMRVSQSALESSR; encoded by the coding sequence ATGCGCTACCGGTCTTGTCCGCAGTGCCGCCAACACAGCCTGTATTCGAACGGGGCGTTCTGGACCTGCGGCGGGTGCGGCTATGCGGTGACTGAAAGCGCGTTGTCTCTTGATGAAGGCCGGGCGATGCGGGTGTCGCAAAGCGCGCTCGAATCGTCTCGGTGA
- a CDS encoding hypothetical protein (Evidence 4 : Unknown function but conserved in other organisms; MaGe:77307400): protein MDKALRNDKPMKLVLCGCGRLHVTCGPVTLHFQREEFLAFADGVERLAAMVKQTPAGLAPLTRRGEHSEVCH from the coding sequence ATGGACAAGGCCTTGCGGAACGACAAACCGATGAAGCTGGTGTTGTGCGGATGCGGACGGCTGCATGTGACGTGTGGGCCGGTGACATTGCATTTCCAGCGAGAGGAGTTTCTGGCATTTGCCGACGGAGTCGAGCGGCTTGCCGCGATGGTCAAGCAAACCCCCGCCGGTCTTGCGCCACTGACCAGGCGTGGTGAGCACTCAGAGGTCTGCCATTAG
- a CDS encoding hypothetical protein (Evidence 4 : Unknown function but conserved in other organisms; MaGe:77307401): MKRYGMHALDFHGPALVEGALTYLRGARYAKQVVALCFLPYPGIVPAVMIDEQAQGFHDVDATLLIVASGARPLHRLWTAQARPRTAVLADLGGRLHRAFGVAAMELAQRCHTCVIDRSGRLRLRVSHDFIERDLAVLRDVIGTSRDRIREGLVGAPPAYLPA; the protein is encoded by the coding sequence ATGAAGCGATATGGCATGCATGCATTGGATTTTCACGGGCCGGCCCTGGTCGAGGGCGCGCTGACGTATCTGCGCGGCGCGCGTTATGCGAAGCAGGTGGTCGCGCTGTGCTTTCTCCCTTATCCGGGAATTGTCCCAGCGGTCATGATCGATGAGCAGGCGCAAGGGTTTCACGATGTCGATGCGACGCTGCTCATTGTGGCATCGGGCGCGCGGCCTTTGCACCGGCTGTGGACCGCGCAAGCCCGGCCGCGTACAGCGGTCCTGGCGGATCTGGGCGGGCGCCTCCACCGGGCGTTCGGCGTGGCGGCGATGGAGCTGGCTCAGCGTTGCCATACTTGTGTGATCGACCGAAGCGGACGCCTGCGGCTGCGAGTGAGTCATGATTTTATCGAGCGGGATCTGGCGGTGTTGCGGGACGTGATCGGCACATCGCGGGATCGGATCAGAGAGGGGCTGGTAGGTGCGCCGCCGGCGTATCTGCCGGCCTGA
- a CDS encoding hypothetical protein (Evidence 5 : Unknown function; MaGe:77307402) encodes MNSSCQKCGGLLVIERVLEYYGPMAGMKCVNCGWYRRNLQPWFKPAGGSNSRKTHR; translated from the coding sequence ATGAACAGTTCTTGTCAGAAGTGCGGCGGATTGCTGGTGATCGAACGCGTACTGGAATACTACGGTCCGATGGCCGGGATGAAGTGTGTCAATTGCGGATGGTATCGCCGGAACCTTCAACCATGGTTCAAGCCGGCCGGCGGCTCGAACAGTCGGAAGACGCATCGGTGA
- a CDS encoding hypothetical protein (Evidence 4 : Unknown function but conserved in other organisms; MaGe:77307403) has translation MYICLCKGIREAEFSALAACHGTCPEIMKQAMGLDDSCCGRCEANLETLIQDVSRCAVNR, from the coding sequence ATGTACATCTGTCTGTGCAAAGGCATTCGAGAAGCGGAATTTTCCGCTCTGGCTGCCTGCCATGGAACTTGCCCGGAGATCATGAAGCAGGCGATGGGGCTGGACGATTCTTGCTGCGGCCGGTGCGAGGCCAATTTGGAGACCTTGATTCAGGACGTGTCGAGATGCGCGGTGAACCGGTAG